A region from the Diadema setosum chromosome 13, eeDiaSeto1, whole genome shotgun sequence genome encodes:
- the LOC140237204 gene encoding tyrosine kinase receptor Cad96Ca-like — protein sequence MGVLLAVSITVNSMLFYKDSITSCKVPNKTAENVRKVLSGSDENNTYEMIERRIEDNAVYQPITPITAALEAESLTFFSRLGSIGLGKFGDVWKGKLLTEHGLTPVALRQITENVPDILQLVTHLCKLPNHPNIVRCLGYCAEYRSLVNEFVSGGTLLTFLQFNNQSSKSFYGNIKPARPRFDESELLTYAWQVAKGMDFLDSNKIVHGNLCAHNILMTEDRICKISDYGMTSFMSPSEGKPTRWMSPEGMQNKKWSLKGDVWSYGILLWEIVTVGARPYPKMTMDMVKQKVTKGYKMPRPSHCGQELYSIMTNCWEMEPEKRCSYNVIQRKLEPTMEVYQDYLSLLNLDETLYDDVADITV from the exons TGCCAAATAAAACTGCAGAAAACGTAag GAAAGTCTTGTCGGGAAGCGACGAAAACAACACTTATGAGATGATTGAAAGACGAATCGAAG ACAATGCTGTGTATCAACCAATTACACCAATCACCGCTGCTTTAGAAGCAGAAAGCTTGACGTTCTTTTCTCGGCTTGGTTCCATCGGTCTGGGGAAGTTTGGCGACGTGTGGAAGGGTAAACTACTCACAGAACATGGACTAACTCCGGTGGCCCTCAGACAGATCACAG AAAACGTTCCAGACATTCTGCAGTTGGTGACACATCTATGTAAACTTCCAAACCATCCAAACATTGTGAGGTGTCTTGGATACTGTGCTGAATATC GTTCCTTGGTAAACGAATTCGTTTCCGGTGGGACGCTGCTGACTTTCCTCCAGTTTAATAACCAGTCTTCAAAATCTTTCTACGGCAACATCAAGCCTGCGAGACCCCGATTTGATGAGTCTGAGTTACTTACGTATGCTTGGCAGGTAGCTAAGGGGATGGACTTCCTTGATTCCAACAAG ATTGTCCATGGAAATCTCTGTGCACACAACATTCTGATGACGGAAGACAGGATTTGTAAGATTTCTGACTACGGGATGACGTCATTCATGTCACCCTCTGAAGGT AAACCAACGCGCTGGATGTCACCGGAAGGAATGCAGAATAAAAAATGGTCGCTTAAGGGTGATGTTTGGTCTTACGGAATCCTTCTTTGGGAAATCGTCACTGTTG GAGCAAGACCCTATCCCAAAATGACGATGGACATGGTGAAGCAGAAGGTTACCAAGGGCTACAAGATGCCACGCCCTTCTCACTGTGGTCAAGAATT ATACTCTATAATGACCAACTGCTGGGAAATGGAGCCGGAAAAGAGATGCTCTTATAACGTCATTCAGAGGAAACTTGAACCAACAATGGAAGTGTATCAA GACTATCTGTCACTCCTGAACTTGGACGAGACATTGTATGACGATGTGGCGGATATAACAGTCTAG